Proteins encoded together in one Zonotrichia leucophrys gambelii isolate GWCS_2022_RI chromosome 1, RI_Zleu_2.0, whole genome shotgun sequence window:
- the PROZ gene encoding vitamin K-dependent protein Z isoform X1 — protein MARCSWMIFFLLSALFPQTEQAVFISAHDANSVIKRQRRASSILLEEVLQGSLERECLEERCTHEEAREVFENDEMLKMFWDIYYGGRRCSSSPCQHNGVCEDSIRGYTCTCAEGYEGENCAFAKNECHHQAKVGCDHFCYPGRDSYRCSCADGYELGKDKKQCIALDACACGRLQDSDNLISETRKKSDERFPWQVLLLNPEGKGFCGGVLLKSNFVLTTAECALLHSHFQVRVGSGPNGTSGTGKIIQIREKHIHIRYDEDTGENNIALLQLQEHVECDSSHLPVCTPERDFAEHVLIPKLAATVSGWRVEGDELEGEELQVSYLPAEDCKQILNVSLTNRQFCGHLQEAVHKHLAGGSFLVTEYKGTWFLTGILGSWPLEDTDWETLLFTNTARYMVWVKQKIK, from the exons ATGGCAAGGTGCTCTTGGATGatattcttccttctctctgcccttttccctcagacagagcaggcag TATTTATATCAGCTCATGATGCAAACAGTGTTATCAAGAGACAGAGACGTGCCAGTTCCATCCTTCTGGAGGAGGTCCTTCAAGGCAGCTTGGAAAGAGAATGCCTAGAAGAGAGATGTACACATGAAGAAGCAAGAGAAGTATTTGAAAATGATGAAATGCTT aaAATGTTTTGGGATATCTACTATG gtggcaggaggtgctccTCAAGCCCCTGCCAGCACAATGGGGTGTGTGAGGACAGCATCCGTGGCTACACCTGCACCTGTGCTGAGGGCTACGAGGGCGAGAACTGTGCTTTTG CTAAAAATGAATGTCACCACCAAGCAAAGGTAGGATGTGACCACTTCTGCTATCCAGGAAGGGATTCCTACCGCTGTTCCTGTGCTGATGGCTACGAGCTGGGGAAGGATAAAAAACAGTGCATTGCATTAG aTGCATGTGCATGTGGCAGACTTCAAGACAGTGATAACCTTATAAGTGAAACCAGGAAGAAAAGTGATGAGCGATTTCCTTGGCAG gTACTGCTGCTAAACCCAGAAGGGAAAGGCTTCTGTGGAGGAGTGTTGCTAAAAAGTAACTTCGTGTTGACCACAGCAGAGTGTGCCCTTCTGCACAGCCATTTTCAAGTCAGGGTTGGTTCTG GCCCTAATGGAACAAGTGGAACTGGGAAGATAATTCAGATCAGGGAGAAACACATCCACATCCGCTATGATGAAGACACTGGTGAGAACAACATTGCATTGCTACAACTTCAAGAGCACGTTGAGTGTGACAGCTCCCACCTTCCTGTGTGCACCCCTGAGAGAGACTTTGCAGAACACGTTTTAATTCCAAAATTGGCTGCTACAGTCAGTGGCTGGAGAGTGGAGGGTGATGAACTTGAAGGCGAAGAGCTGCAGGTTTCATACCTGCCTGCTGAGGACTGCAAGCAAATCCTCAACGTCAGCCTCACAAACAGGCAGTTCTGTGGGCACCTCCAGGAGGCTGTGCACAAACACCTGGCTGGAGGGAGCTTTTTGGTCACTGAGTACAAGGGCACGTGGTTTCTCACTGGTATCCTGGGATCCTGGCCGCTGGAAGACACTGACTGGGAAACGCTGCTTTTCACCAACACTGCAAGGTACATGGTATGggttaaacaaaaaataaagtaa
- the PROZ gene encoding vitamin K-dependent protein Z isoform X2, with protein sequence MARCSWMIFFLLSALFPQTEQAVFISAHDANSVIKRQRRASSILLEEVLQGSLERECLEERCTHEEAREVFENDEMLKMFWDIYYAKNECHHQAKVGCDHFCYPGRDSYRCSCADGYELGKDKKQCIALDACACGRLQDSDNLISETRKKSDERFPWQVLLLNPEGKGFCGGVLLKSNFVLTTAECALLHSHFQVRVGSGPNGTSGTGKIIQIREKHIHIRYDEDTGENNIALLQLQEHVECDSSHLPVCTPERDFAEHVLIPKLAATVSGWRVEGDELEGEELQVSYLPAEDCKQILNVSLTNRQFCGHLQEAVHKHLAGGSFLVTEYKGTWFLTGILGSWPLEDTDWETLLFTNTARYMVWVKQKIK encoded by the exons ATGGCAAGGTGCTCTTGGATGatattcttccttctctctgcccttttccctcagacagagcaggcag TATTTATATCAGCTCATGATGCAAACAGTGTTATCAAGAGACAGAGACGTGCCAGTTCCATCCTTCTGGAGGAGGTCCTTCAAGGCAGCTTGGAAAGAGAATGCCTAGAAGAGAGATGTACACATGAAGAAGCAAGAGAAGTATTTGAAAATGATGAAATGCTT aaAATGTTTTGGGATATCTACTATG CTAAAAATGAATGTCACCACCAAGCAAAGGTAGGATGTGACCACTTCTGCTATCCAGGAAGGGATTCCTACCGCTGTTCCTGTGCTGATGGCTACGAGCTGGGGAAGGATAAAAAACAGTGCATTGCATTAG aTGCATGTGCATGTGGCAGACTTCAAGACAGTGATAACCTTATAAGTGAAACCAGGAAGAAAAGTGATGAGCGATTTCCTTGGCAG gTACTGCTGCTAAACCCAGAAGGGAAAGGCTTCTGTGGAGGAGTGTTGCTAAAAAGTAACTTCGTGTTGACCACAGCAGAGTGTGCCCTTCTGCACAGCCATTTTCAAGTCAGGGTTGGTTCTG GCCCTAATGGAACAAGTGGAACTGGGAAGATAATTCAGATCAGGGAGAAACACATCCACATCCGCTATGATGAAGACACTGGTGAGAACAACATTGCATTGCTACAACTTCAAGAGCACGTTGAGTGTGACAGCTCCCACCTTCCTGTGTGCACCCCTGAGAGAGACTTTGCAGAACACGTTTTAATTCCAAAATTGGCTGCTACAGTCAGTGGCTGGAGAGTGGAGGGTGATGAACTTGAAGGCGAAGAGCTGCAGGTTTCATACCTGCCTGCTGAGGACTGCAAGCAAATCCTCAACGTCAGCCTCACAAACAGGCAGTTCTGTGGGCACCTCCAGGAGGCTGTGCACAAACACCTGGCTGGAGGGAGCTTTTTGGTCACTGAGTACAAGGGCACGTGGTTTCTCACTGGTATCCTGGGATCCTGGCCGCTGGAAGACACTGACTGGGAAACGCTGCTTTTCACCAACACTGCAAGGTACATGGTATGggttaaacaaaaaataaagtaa